Proteins from a single region of Bogoriella caseilytica:
- a CDS encoding flavin monoamine oxidase family protein — MVTIPTDAPRTPTSTTASAPAGTEAPPSRSERDRVTIFGPDFPFSYDDWLAHPGGIGSVPESAHGTEVAVVGGGIAGLVAAYELMRLGLKPVIYEASRLGGRLRSEPFDLERPEIVAELGGMRFPISSAAFFHYVDLLGLDSKPFPNPLTPAADSTVVDLGGETFYAEALEDLPPLFAEVAAAWDGALETGMNLSGLQQAIRDRNATRLKEIWNAIVPVWDDRSFYEFVASAPEFQRLSYRHREVFGQVGFGTGGWDSDFANSMLEILRVVVTECDSNQELIVGGVEQLPRGLWHRPVDDAAHWPAGTSLASLHGGEPRGAVAALRRTEDGRIAVTEAGERAAAGPDAPGEPTGVTRTYDAVLATCQTWLLSTEIDCDESLFSQDLWMALDRTRYMQSSKTFVQVDRPFWKDIDPETGRRRLSMTLTDRLTRGTYLFDNGPDKPGVICLSYAWMSDALKMLPHTPERRAELALGALEKIYPDVDIRSHIIGDPIAISWEADPYFLGAFKGALPGHYRYNVRMYSHFVQRELPAAERGIFLAGDDVSFTPAWAEGAVQTALNAVWGIMDHFGGASHPDNPGPGDVYDELGPMELPE; from the coding sequence GTGGTCACGATCCCTACCGATGCGCCCCGCACGCCAACCAGCACGACAGCCAGCGCCCCAGCCGGCACCGAGGCCCCGCCCTCGCGTTCTGAGCGCGATCGGGTAACGATTTTCGGCCCGGACTTCCCTTTTTCCTACGACGACTGGCTCGCCCACCCCGGTGGCATCGGCAGCGTCCCGGAGAGTGCGCACGGCACGGAGGTCGCTGTCGTCGGTGGCGGGATCGCCGGCCTCGTGGCGGCATACGAACTGATGCGCTTGGGCCTCAAGCCGGTGATCTACGAGGCCTCACGCCTCGGCGGACGTCTCCGCTCCGAGCCCTTCGACCTCGAGCGCCCCGAGATCGTCGCCGAGCTGGGCGGCATGCGCTTCCCCATCTCCTCGGCCGCCTTCTTCCACTACGTGGACCTCCTCGGCCTGGACAGCAAGCCTTTCCCGAACCCGCTCACCCCGGCCGCCGACTCCACCGTCGTGGACCTGGGCGGCGAGACCTTCTACGCCGAGGCGCTCGAGGACCTGCCCCCGCTGTTCGCCGAGGTGGCCGCGGCCTGGGATGGCGCGCTGGAAACCGGGATGAACCTCTCCGGCCTGCAGCAGGCAATCCGCGACCGCAACGCCACGCGGCTCAAGGAGATCTGGAACGCGATCGTCCCGGTGTGGGATGACCGCTCCTTCTACGAGTTCGTCGCCTCCGCGCCGGAGTTCCAGCGCCTGTCCTACCGCCACCGCGAGGTCTTCGGTCAGGTGGGCTTCGGCACCGGCGGCTGGGACTCGGACTTCGCCAACTCGATGCTTGAGATCCTGCGCGTGGTGGTCACCGAGTGCGACTCCAACCAGGAACTCATCGTCGGCGGTGTCGAGCAGCTCCCGCGCGGCCTGTGGCACCGGCCCGTCGACGACGCCGCGCACTGGCCGGCCGGCACCTCCCTGGCTTCCCTGCACGGCGGCGAGCCCCGCGGCGCGGTGGCGGCCCTGCGCCGCACCGAGGATGGCCGCATCGCCGTCACCGAGGCTGGCGAACGTGCTGCGGCTGGCCCGGACGCGCCCGGCGAGCCCACCGGCGTCACCCGCACGTATGACGCGGTGCTGGCCACCTGCCAGACCTGGCTGCTCAGCACCGAGATCGACTGCGACGAGTCCCTGTTCTCCCAGGATCTGTGGATGGCGCTGGACCGCACCCGCTACATGCAGTCCTCCAAGACCTTCGTGCAGGTCGATCGCCCCTTTTGGAAGGACATCGACCCCGAGACCGGGCGCCGCCGCCTGTCCATGACACTCACCGACCGCCTCACTCGCGGCACCTATCTCTTCGACAACGGCCCCGACAAGCCCGGCGTGATCTGCCTGAGCTACGCGTGGATGTCCGATGCGCTGAAGATGCTGCCGCACACCCCCGAGCGCCGCGCCGAACTGGCCCTGGGTGCGCTGGAGAAGATCTACCCCGATGTGGACATCCGCTCCCACATCATCGGCGATCCCATCGCCATCTCCTGGGAGGCCGACCCCTACTTCCTCGGCGCCTTCAAGGGCGCGCTGCCGGGGCATTACCGCTACAACGTGCGGATGTACTCCCACTTCGTGCAGCGCGAGCTGCCCGCCGCCGAACGCGGCATCTTCCTGGCCGGTGACGACGTCTCCTTCACCCCCGCCTGGGCCGAGGGTGCGGTGCAGACCGCGCTGAACGCCGTCTGGGGGATCATGGATCACTTCGGCGGCGCCTCCCACCCGGACAACCCGGGCCCGGGCGACGTCTACGACGAACTCGGCCCGATGGAGCTCCCGGAGTAA
- a CDS encoding Lrp/AsnC family transcriptional regulator → MVSVPVPGSSRLHRLEDPIDVAIVRELSQDSRATLSQLSDRVGLSISAVQTRVRRLEARGVIIGYRAIIEPDAVGKQLAAFIEISPLDPAQADDAPERLEHLTAIEACHSVAGDSSYMLFVRVETPRDLEELIRDIRQAASVNTRTTVVLQTFYEGRPLEIAPPE, encoded by the coding sequence ATGGTCAGTGTTCCGGTTCCCGGATCCTCGAGGCTGCATCGCCTTGAGGATCCGATCGATGTCGCCATCGTGCGGGAACTCTCGCAGGACTCCCGTGCGACGCTCTCCCAGCTCTCCGACCGGGTGGGCCTGTCCATCTCCGCGGTGCAGACCCGGGTGCGGCGTCTGGAGGCGCGTGGCGTCATCATCGGCTACCGCGCCATCATCGAACCGGACGCCGTGGGCAAGCAGCTCGCCGCCTTCATCGAGATCAGTCCGCTGGATCCGGCTCAGGCTGACGACGCCCCCGAGCGCCTGGAGCACCTCACCGCGATCGAGGCCTGCCACTCGGTGGCCGGGGACTCTTCCTACATGCTCTTCGTGCGCGTGGAGACCCCCCGCGACCTCGAGGAGCTCATCCGGGACATCCGCCAAGCCGCCTCGGTGAACACGCGTACCACCGTGGTGCTGCAGACCTTCTACGAGGGCCGCCCGTTGGAGATCGCCCCGCCCGAGTGA
- a CDS encoding MMPL family transporter, translated as MSSVLYRIGRWSASSRRLVLLGWVAVLALAGAMAGFLGEGLDDEVSIPGTEGQDAMERLNATFPEMAGASASLIVVAPDGADITDADFAEAIDTATETIEDLEQVDAVTPLDEDEGALISDDSRAAMLSITLDSDQSDVMDSTLEALLNERDALEQALPEGSEAEMGGEIFNMEFPGVGLMEVAGVVISFVVLLITLGSVVAAGLPLLTALLGVGVAVLLVFAATALGPVNSTTPMLALMLGMAVGIDYALLLIARHREELGKGGEVIESAARATATAGSAIAFAGVTNVIALLGLSFANIPFLTIMGVAGSVAVAIAVAIAVTLVPALIAFSGERMRPRAARRARAEAAAAETGAAAAPSGTETPRAEEAQSSGPSPSRFFTGWVKAVTRFPALTIAVVVAGIAVLAFPATDLRLAMPGAGFLDEEHHARHAYELTEEHFGEGYNAVLMVTATIVTSDDPLGVIEDIAGEIEELDGVVEVPLAVPNPSADTGIIQVVPSGGPEALETEELVRDIRALRPQIAEDYGVDIAVTGFTAITIDVSEQLGDAMLPFGIAVVGLCLILMMMIFRSVVVPIKASLGYLLSVGAAFGVVTLVFQDGWAADLLDVPRLGPVISFMPIILMGVLFGLAMDYECFLVARMREEYVRTGDARQAVVRGFQGSAKVVTATATIMVAVFFGFVPGGDIYLKPIALGLAVGVAVDAFIVRMTLVPAVMTLLGRNAWWIPRRLDRIMPFFDVEGERLEKQIALTDWAPQTAAAARELVINAPNSDDPWIGPVEFSLAENGALGIKSRSRAAVTAVVLAVAGRLAPDTGDLKVTGLVLPDRSAAVRHRVAVIDAVNAPDVPAELRRLAAQARRTQQRSTPRPGRLRIVVLDRADVLTDPTARRAVADRLAELRAAGVAVVLGLPGAGADATRRLQELAPDAALIDLDAVSAHPDPAGSRLQEATAS; from the coding sequence GTGTCTTCAGTCCTCTATCGGATCGGCCGGTGGTCCGCGAGCTCCCGGCGCCTGGTGCTGCTGGGCTGGGTCGCGGTCCTCGCGCTCGCCGGAGCGATGGCGGGCTTCCTCGGTGAGGGGCTGGATGACGAAGTCTCCATCCCCGGCACCGAGGGCCAAGACGCCATGGAGCGCCTGAACGCCACCTTCCCGGAGATGGCCGGAGCCTCCGCCAGCCTGATCGTCGTCGCACCGGACGGCGCCGACATCACCGACGCCGACTTCGCCGAGGCCATCGATACCGCCACCGAGACGATCGAAGACCTCGAGCAGGTCGACGCGGTCACCCCGCTCGACGAGGACGAAGGCGCGCTGATCTCCGATGACAGCCGCGCCGCCATGCTCTCCATCACCCTGGACAGCGACCAGTCCGACGTCATGGACTCCACTCTCGAGGCTCTGCTGAACGAACGGGACGCGCTCGAGCAGGCCCTGCCAGAAGGCTCCGAGGCGGAGATGGGCGGGGAGATCTTCAACATGGAGTTCCCCGGCGTGGGCCTGATGGAGGTCGCCGGCGTGGTCATCTCCTTCGTGGTGCTGCTCATCACCCTGGGGTCGGTCGTGGCAGCCGGGCTGCCCCTGCTGACCGCGTTGCTCGGCGTGGGCGTCGCGGTGCTGCTGGTCTTCGCCGCCACCGCGCTCGGCCCGGTCAACTCCACCACCCCGATGCTGGCCCTCATGCTCGGCATGGCGGTGGGCATCGATTACGCCTTGCTGCTCATCGCCCGCCACCGCGAGGAGCTCGGCAAGGGCGGCGAGGTCATCGAGTCCGCGGCGCGGGCCACCGCCACGGCAGGATCGGCCATCGCCTTCGCGGGCGTCACCAACGTCATCGCCCTGCTGGGTCTGTCCTTCGCCAACATTCCGTTCCTGACCATCATGGGCGTGGCCGGTTCGGTGGCCGTTGCGATCGCGGTGGCCATCGCCGTCACGCTCGTGCCCGCGCTGATCGCCTTCTCCGGGGAGCGCATGCGCCCGCGGGCCGCCCGCCGGGCCCGCGCCGAGGCTGCAGCAGCAGAGACCGGTGCCGCCGCCGCGCCCTCCGGTACCGAGACGCCCCGCGCCGAGGAGGCCCAGTCCTCCGGCCCGTCGCCGAGCCGCTTCTTCACCGGCTGGGTCAAGGCGGTCACCCGCTTTCCGGCACTGACCATCGCCGTGGTGGTCGCCGGCATCGCGGTCCTCGCCTTCCCGGCCACCGACCTGCGCCTGGCAATGCCCGGGGCCGGCTTCCTGGACGAGGAACACCACGCCCGGCACGCCTACGAACTCACCGAGGAACACTTCGGCGAGGGCTACAACGCCGTGCTCATGGTCACCGCCACCATCGTCACCAGCGATGACCCCCTGGGGGTGATCGAGGACATCGCCGGCGAGATCGAGGAGCTCGACGGTGTGGTGGAGGTGCCGCTCGCGGTGCCCAACCCCTCGGCCGACACCGGCATCATCCAGGTGGTGCCCAGTGGCGGACCCGAGGCCCTGGAGACCGAGGAACTGGTGCGTGACATTCGCGCACTGCGCCCGCAGATCGCCGAGGACTACGGGGTCGACATCGCCGTCACCGGCTTCACCGCCATCACCATCGACGTCTCCGAGCAGCTCGGCGATGCCATGCTGCCCTTCGGGATCGCGGTGGTCGGGCTCTGCCTGATCCTGATGATGATGATCTTCCGCTCGGTAGTGGTGCCGATCAAGGCCAGCCTGGGCTACCTGCTCTCCGTGGGAGCCGCCTTCGGCGTGGTCACCCTGGTCTTCCAGGACGGCTGGGCCGCCGATCTGCTCGACGTCCCCCGTCTCGGCCCGGTGATCTCCTTCATGCCGATCATCCTCATGGGCGTGCTCTTCGGCCTGGCCATGGACTACGAGTGCTTCCTCGTGGCCCGGATGCGGGAGGAGTACGTGCGCACCGGCGATGCCCGCCAGGCCGTCGTCCGCGGATTCCAGGGCTCGGCCAAAGTGGTGACCGCGACCGCCACGATCATGGTCGCGGTGTTCTTCGGCTTCGTGCCCGGCGGGGACATCTACCTCAAACCCATCGCCCTCGGCCTGGCCGTGGGCGTGGCCGTGGACGCCTTCATCGTTCGCATGACCCTGGTGCCCGCGGTGATGACGCTGCTCGGCCGCAATGCCTGGTGGATCCCGCGCCGTCTGGACCGCATCATGCCGTTCTTCGACGTCGAGGGAGAACGGCTGGAGAAGCAGATCGCGCTCACTGACTGGGCGCCGCAGACCGCGGCGGCCGCACGCGAGTTGGTCATCAACGCCCCGAACTCCGACGACCCGTGGATCGGGCCGGTGGAGTTCAGCCTCGCCGAGAACGGTGCCCTCGGGATCAAGAGCCGCTCGCGCGCCGCCGTGACCGCCGTGGTGCTCGCCGTGGCCGGGCGGCTCGCTCCCGATACCGGTGACCTCAAGGTGACCGGCCTGGTGCTGCCCGACCGCTCCGCCGCCGTGCGCCACCGGGTGGCGGTCATCGACGCGGTCAACGCCCCCGACGTTCCCGCGGAGCTGCGCCGTCTCGCCGCCCAGGCGCGCCGCACTCAGCAACGCAGCACCCCCCGCCCCGGCCGGCTGCGCATCGTGGTTCTCGACCGCGCGGACGTCCTGACCGACCCCACGGCACGCCGCGCCGTCGCCGACCGGCTGGCCGAACTGCGCGCCGCTGGCGTCGCCGTCGTTCTCGGGCTGCCCGGCGCGGGCGCTGACGCCACCCGGCGCCTGCAGGAACTCGCTCCCGACGCCGCTCTGATCGACCTCGACGCCGTCTCCGCGCACCCCGATCCCGCCGGCTCCCGGCTCCAGGAAGCGACAGCCTCATGA
- a CDS encoding carbon-nitrogen hydrolase family protein, with protein sequence MAETVRLAVAQTPPIPGDVAVNLERIDALAARAAQSEADLLVLPEMVLTGYAIGAEQARALAESADGPSARRIAGIARSHGVAIAYGYPRLAPGGAVHNAAALINDEGAQVLNYAKTHLFGDVDAGQFAAGEALPTTAQWRGWSVGLAVCYDVEFPEVGRWLADAGADLVLVPTANMSGFDEVSRLLVPARALENGMFVAYANFCGSDARFDYGGLSVVAGPDGKLLAEAGRGEELLFATLDPAALSAARERYTYLADRRQNLHPGP encoded by the coding sequence ATGGCAGAGACCGTGCGGCTGGCGGTGGCGCAGACCCCGCCGATCCCCGGCGATGTCGCGGTGAACCTGGAGCGCATCGACGCCCTCGCGGCCCGCGCGGCGCAGTCCGAGGCGGATCTGCTGGTGCTACCCGAGATGGTGCTGACCGGTTACGCGATCGGCGCCGAGCAGGCCCGCGCGCTCGCCGAATCCGCCGACGGGCCCTCCGCGCGGCGGATCGCCGGCATCGCGCGCAGCCACGGTGTCGCGATTGCCTACGGCTACCCGCGACTGGCCCCGGGCGGCGCGGTGCACAACGCCGCGGCGCTCATCAACGATGAGGGCGCCCAGGTGCTGAATTACGCCAAGACGCACCTCTTCGGTGACGTCGATGCCGGCCAGTTCGCCGCCGGTGAAGCGCTGCCGACGACGGCGCAGTGGCGGGGTTGGTCGGTGGGTCTGGCGGTCTGCTACGACGTCGAGTTCCCGGAGGTCGGCCGCTGGCTGGCCGATGCCGGCGCCGATCTCGTGCTCGTCCCGACGGCGAACATGAGCGGTTTCGATGAGGTCTCCCGCCTGCTGGTGCCGGCCCGGGCCCTGGAGAACGGGATGTTCGTGGCCTACGCGAACTTCTGCGGCTCCGATGCGCGCTTCGACTACGGCGGGCTCAGTGTGGTGGCCGGGCCGGATGGAAAGCTGCTCGCCGAAGCCGGGCGCGGCGAGGAACTCCTGTTCGCCACCCTCGACCCGGCGGCGCTGAGCGCGGCGCGCGAGCGCTACACCTACCTCGCCGACCGCCGCCAGAACCTGCACCCCGGCCCCTGA
- a CDS encoding alanine racemase translates to MTSEQQATSDQQVPAWREVLTPHLVDVDPSDKHWSPRLHDESVPVSALPTPSLTLDVDIVQQNLAAMTTWCAEQGVDLAPHGKTTMSPALWHWQLAAGCRAISVANGFQARIARRAGIPRVVIANEVISVDALTWLGSELATTAAAEFDVVCWADSVAGVERMTAALAAAGLGAGNPAAGSGAQDDDPAPAPRRLGVCLEFGAPGARTGVRSAAVAREVAAAVHASPVLELRGVAGYEGSVTGADPAARLAAIREYLAQMRALFLELAPTFETDAPVLSAGGSECFDLVAEAFAGIDQDVSGARALLRSGAYLVHDHGHYAHITPAVARGAGPHLDGAVTARAQVLSTPELGLALLDAGKRDVPYDIHLPTVLRVERAGVELALDPNALTLTGTNDQHAYVEDPEGLLAVGDIATLGLSHPCTMFDKWRTVLLTERGAVLGALPTFF, encoded by the coding sequence ATGACTTCTGAGCAGCAGGCGACGTCCGATCAGCAGGTGCCCGCCTGGCGGGAGGTGCTCACTCCGCATCTGGTGGACGTCGACCCGAGCGATAAGCACTGGTCGCCGCGCCTCCACGATGAGTCCGTACCCGTCTCGGCCCTGCCGACACCCTCGCTCACCCTCGACGTCGACATCGTCCAGCAGAACCTTGCCGCCATGACCACGTGGTGCGCCGAGCAGGGCGTGGATCTCGCGCCGCACGGCAAGACCACCATGTCACCGGCGTTGTGGCACTGGCAGCTGGCGGCCGGTTGCCGGGCGATCTCCGTAGCCAACGGTTTCCAGGCGCGCATTGCCCGCCGCGCCGGAATCCCGCGCGTCGTGATCGCGAACGAGGTGATCTCTGTGGACGCCCTCACCTGGTTGGGCAGCGAACTGGCGACGACGGCGGCAGCGGAGTTCGACGTCGTGTGCTGGGCCGACTCAGTGGCCGGCGTCGAACGCATGACGGCTGCACTGGCCGCGGCCGGGTTGGGCGCTGGGAACCCGGCGGCCGGATCAGGTGCCCAGGACGACGACCCTGCTCCGGCGCCGCGACGCCTCGGCGTGTGCTTGGAGTTCGGCGCCCCCGGTGCGCGGACGGGGGTACGCAGCGCCGCCGTCGCCCGCGAGGTGGCGGCGGCGGTCCACGCCTCCCCGGTGCTGGAACTGCGTGGCGTCGCGGGCTATGAGGGCAGCGTCACCGGCGCCGACCCGGCCGCCCGGCTGGCCGCGATCCGCGAGTACCTCGCCCAGATGCGCGCGCTCTTCCTCGAGTTGGCGCCAACCTTCGAGACTGATGCTCCGGTGCTCAGCGCGGGGGGATCGGAGTGCTTCGACCTGGTCGCTGAGGCCTTCGCCGGCATCGACCAGGACGTGTCGGGAGCCCGCGCGCTGCTGCGGTCCGGCGCCTACCTCGTGCACGACCATGGCCACTACGCCCACATCACCCCGGCCGTTGCTCGCGGCGCCGGCCCGCACCTCGACGGTGCTGTGACCGCTCGCGCGCAGGTGCTCTCCACTCCCGAGCTGGGCCTGGCCCTCCTCGATGCCGGCAAGCGCGACGTCCCCTACGACATCCACCTCCCCACCGTGCTCCGGGTGGAGCGCGCCGGGGTTGAGCTCGCCCTCGACCCGAATGCGCTCACCCTGACCGGCACCAACGACCAGCACGCCTACGTCGAGGATCCCGAGGGACTGCTCGCCGTCGGCGACATCGCCACCCTGGGGCTATCGCACCCATGCACCATGTTCGACAAGTGGCGCACGGTGCTGCTCACCGAACGCGGCGCCGTCCTGGGGGCCCTCCCGACCTTCTTCTGA
- a CDS encoding YhgE/Pip domain-containing protein has protein sequence MNVRLTPARILSLLVVTVLPLGVLGVLLAGLWSPTDRLDRVRAAIVNEDEPVEVEDQTLPLGRELAGGLVDGGDGEVGDTNYTWEVTSAERAAEGLEDGTFHAVVTIPENFSAAATSVMVDEEWPRQATIDVTTPPGGRVLDEALARIISATALDVLGETLTETYVDNLLLGFSTLATELAEAADGADQLAEGNAEAGEAAEALAEGGEGLAGGARDSASAAYQLADGAGELGAGAAELGAGARELGGGLDELAGGAGELAGGARQLAGGAGELAGGAEELAGGAGELAGGLGELAGGAEELAAGMAALDQDVALLPPAATDLAAGAQQVADGIGAFVPDPAVILEAVGCGSAPPQLPGGPELPPPSAEDCEQIAALLEENLASIFAPVIELQDGADQVASGMAAFAGVPPAQGGPTGLYELSAGVSGLSSGVGELAGATSELPPAAGALAGGAEELATGATELSTGLQGLATGIDGVAGGAGESAGAARQIAGGGDDLAGGAAQLADGGQQLAGGLGELGEGAEEIAEGNSELAGGLEELAEGNAELGSGLREATEELPNYDETERNEIADVAAAPASGPGIDGLTGASTGALFAILSLWLGALMLLLVLPAVPPGALGSTRTSAELALRALALPVALGAAGGAGVGVLLAAVEGLSPARWVGVIGISTLIAVCFVTVNQALAAAFGHAGRCVSVLVAVVALATGVVATAPGWLLIIGDVLPVGPALQALLSAVIPAAGGWLFALVLLVAWTAAGLGVSTLAIARRRVLRPRQVLASAAA, from the coding sequence ATGAACGTCCGCCTGACTCCCGCCCGCATCCTCTCCCTGCTGGTGGTGACCGTGCTGCCCCTCGGCGTGCTCGGCGTCCTGCTCGCCGGCCTGTGGTCACCCACCGACCGGCTGGACCGGGTGCGCGCCGCGATCGTGAACGAGGACGAACCTGTCGAGGTCGAGGACCAGACTCTGCCCTTGGGCCGGGAACTCGCCGGCGGACTGGTCGATGGCGGCGATGGCGAGGTGGGCGACACGAACTACACCTGGGAGGTCACCAGCGCCGAGCGCGCCGCCGAAGGCCTCGAGGACGGCACCTTCCACGCGGTGGTCACCATCCCGGAGAACTTCTCCGCCGCCGCCACCTCCGTCATGGTGGATGAGGAATGGCCCCGTCAGGCCACCATCGACGTCACCACCCCGCCCGGCGGCCGCGTGCTCGACGAGGCACTGGCCCGGATCATCTCCGCCACGGCGCTCGATGTGCTGGGCGAGACGCTGACCGAGACCTACGTGGACAACCTGCTCCTCGGCTTCTCTACTCTGGCCACCGAGCTGGCCGAGGCCGCGGACGGCGCAGACCAGCTCGCCGAGGGGAACGCCGAGGCCGGTGAGGCGGCCGAAGCGCTCGCCGAGGGCGGCGAGGGTCTGGCCGGCGGCGCTCGCGACAGCGCCTCGGCCGCGTACCAGCTGGCCGACGGCGCCGGGGAGCTCGGTGCCGGGGCCGCCGAACTCGGTGCTGGGGCGCGGGAGCTGGGCGGCGGGCTCGACGAACTGGCCGGCGGAGCCGGGGAACTGGCCGGCGGCGCGCGGCAGCTGGCCGGAGGGGCCGGCGAACTCGCCGGGGGAGCCGAGGAACTCGCCGGTGGTGCGGGCGAGCTGGCCGGAGGGCTCGGCGAACTTGCCGGGGGAGCCGAGGAACTCGCCGCCGGGATGGCGGCCCTGGATCAGGACGTCGCCCTCTTGCCACCGGCGGCCACCGATCTGGCGGCCGGCGCCCAGCAGGTCGCCGACGGCATCGGGGCCTTCGTGCCCGATCCCGCAGTCATCCTCGAGGCCGTGGGCTGCGGCAGCGCGCCGCCGCAGCTCCCCGGCGGTCCGGAACTCCCGCCGCCGTCCGCGGAGGACTGTGAGCAGATCGCCGCGCTGCTGGAGGAGAATCTCGCAAGCATCTTCGCCCCGGTCATCGAACTCCAGGACGGCGCAGACCAGGTGGCCAGTGGCATGGCGGCCTTCGCCGGTGTCCCGCCTGCACAGGGCGGCCCCACCGGGCTGTACGAACTCTCCGCCGGTGTCAGTGGCCTGAGCTCAGGCGTGGGGGAGCTGGCCGGCGCCACTTCCGAGCTGCCCCCGGCGGCCGGCGCGTTGGCCGGAGGCGCGGAGGAACTCGCCACCGGTGCCACCGAACTCTCCACCGGCCTCCAGGGCCTGGCCACCGGGATCGACGGCGTGGCCGGTGGGGCTGGTGAGTCGGCGGGTGCCGCCCGGCAGATCGCCGGGGGCGGCGATGACCTTGCCGGCGGTGCCGCTCAGCTCGCGGATGGCGGGCAGCAGCTGGCCGGCGGGCTGGGCGAACTCGGCGAGGGTGCCGAGGAGATCGCCGAGGGAAACAGTGAGCTCGCCGGTGGGCTGGAGGAGCTCGCCGAGGGCAACGCCGAACTCGGCTCGGGGCTGCGTGAAGCGACAGAGGAACTACCGAACTACGACGAGACCGAGCGCAACGAGATCGCCGACGTCGCCGCCGCGCCGGCCTCCGGGCCCGGCATCGACGGCCTCACCGGGGCTTCCACCGGCGCGCTCTTCGCCATCCTCTCCCTGTGGCTGGGGGCCCTGATGCTGCTCCTGGTCCTGCCCGCCGTGCCGCCCGGGGCGCTGGGATCCACCCGCACCTCGGCCGAGCTCGCGCTCCGTGCCCTGGCCCTGCCGGTGGCGCTCGGTGCGGCCGGGGGCGCTGGGGTGGGCGTCCTGCTCGCGGCGGTCGAGGGGCTCAGCCCGGCGCGGTGGGTGGGTGTCATCGGCATCTCGACGTTGATCGCCGTGTGCTTCGTGACGGTCAACCAGGCCCTGGCCGCGGCCTTCGGTCATGCCGGCCGCTGCGTCTCGGTGCTGGTCGCGGTCGTGGCGCTGGCCACGGGTGTGGTGGCCACCGCCCCGGGCTGGCTCCTGATCATCGGCGACGTGCTGCCGGTGGGCCCGGCGCTGCAGGCGCTGCTGAGCGCGGTGATCCCCGCGGCCGGGGGGTGGCTCTTCGCCCTGGTGCTGCTGGTGGCGTGGACGGCCGCCGGTCTTGGCGTCTCCACGCTGGCCATCGCCCGGCGCCGGGTGCTCCGGCCGCGGCAGGTGCTGGCGAGCGCCGCAGCCTGA
- a CDS encoding TetR/AcrR family transcriptional regulator — protein MRDTTAVPAEPGTGRPDLGSAAIRPVSARRERTRERLLDAAFTVFSRHGVPGASIEAICEAAGFTRGAFYSNFSTKEELYLAVIERDVRRRLAHLEQAVADLGDDAVSGDRVNPHAVEAILQAVTPEGPDERAWHLVMMEFELLAMRDADVAAAYLAQKEQIGTELAGVLERVLGRLGMRFAIDQDEAVQVLEQVYLAEARHEMLSGTPSSAMPQLAQLILRPA, from the coding sequence GTGCGCGACACGACGGCGGTGCCGGCGGAACCCGGGACCGGCCGGCCAGACCTGGGCAGTGCGGCCATCCGCCCGGTGTCGGCACGGCGGGAACGCACCCGCGAGCGCCTGCTCGACGCCGCCTTCACCGTGTTCTCCCGCCACGGCGTGCCTGGCGCCTCCATCGAGGCGATCTGCGAGGCGGCCGGCTTCACCCGGGGAGCTTTCTACTCCAACTTCTCAACCAAGGAGGAGCTCTATCTTGCCGTCATCGAACGCGATGTGCGGCGCCGTCTAGCCCACCTGGAGCAGGCCGTGGCCGACCTCGGCGACGACGCCGTCTCAGGGGATCGCGTCAACCCGCACGCGGTGGAGGCCATCTTGCAGGCCGTCACCCCTGAAGGGCCCGATGAGCGCGCCTGGCACCTGGTGATGATGGAGTTCGAGCTGTTGGCCATGCGGGATGCCGATGTCGCGGCCGCCTATCTGGCGCAGAAAGAACAGATCGGCACCGAACTCGCGGGAGTGCTGGAACGAGTGCTCGGCCGCCTGGGCATGCGCTTCGCCATTGACCAGGACGAGGCGGTCCAGGTGCTGGAGCAGGTCTACCTTGCCGAGGCCCGGCACGAGATGCTCAGCGGCACGCCGTCCTCCGCGATGCCCCAGCTGGCCCAGCTGATCCTGCGCCCGGCCTAA